The Pyrodictium delaneyi genome contains a region encoding:
- a CDS encoding ABC transporter permease, translating into MAANTSPSLKRIVSRIAPRAKTDIEIVLLLYIPLFAILFGFVAPLFIVVVEASKMDFSELTSSYYINLDKDAFADFITVRNLPNIVRISVNGFDLGVIGNSVVNALLVTFIAALIGSASAILIGFYRFPGRRLFAILAYIPLLIAPFVNAYVMQRYFGKSFTLNTFSYILSEITRPLIGKDVMIEFSGQAGVALAQILMFYPIVYINTMAALGAIDATLVEQAINLGARGWKLIKDIILPLVMPGVLAGSTLVFILSLEDVGAPIIFRFHKVMAYQIYQYFQSVGSEASRPAVAALSFLMLVFATLPLIVVRRYLSLRYYARLARGAPRPFRGLQLGRKGLLSAYLVVLPIIVTAAAPQIGVIILAFSKKWIGPLPEPLPMDSFFANFITLSEMEGVMRSIYNSLTYVAQALVFIAIIGFMAGYATARARLPGASVLDILSSLPLAVPGLVVAFSYYVFFTTYFHGTFLDPVLFPAHVLVLAYIMRKLPFTVRSVFTAVIQTPEELEEAARSLGARRARVIRRIVLPLVWRGIIAGLLLSAIYVLSEVSVSITLGSLRGSIISPDHIGPITFAILQLTTQATVVAGGTQPHAKAAALAVILMAIEAAVITIASRLARRGQALVTV; encoded by the coding sequence TTGGCGGCTAACACATCGCCATCCCTAAAGCGTATAGTATCGCGGATAGCTCCTAGAGCCAAGACTGATATAGAAATCGTGCTCCTACTCTATATCCCGCTCTTCGCGATACTTTTTGGATTCGTAGCCCCACTCTTCATAGTGGTAGTTGAAGCCTCTAAAATGGACTTCAGCGAGCTAACATCAAGTTACTATATTAACTTAGATAAAGACGCTTTCGCCGACTTTATAACAGTAAGGAATCTACCAAATATAGTACGCATTTCAGTAAATGGTTTTGATCTAGGCGTCATAGGGAATAGCGTAGTAAATGCATTACTTGTTACCTTCATAGCTGCACTCATAGGCTCGGCGTCTGCCATACTAATTGGATTCTACCGATTCCCCGGCAGAAGACTCTTCGCTATACTAGCATATATACCTCTATTAATCGCACCATTTGTCAATGCCTATGTTATGCAGCGTTACTTTGGCAAAAGTTTCACACTAAACACGTTCTCTTACATCCTAAGCGAGATAACAAGGCCACTCATAGGTAAGGATGTGATGATAGAGTTTAGCGGGCAAGCAGGCGTGGCCCTAGCGCAAATACTAATGTTCTACCCAATCGTCTATATTAACACCATGGCTGCTCTAGGTGCTATTGATGCCACACTTGTAGAGCAAGCCATTAACCTAGGTGCACGTGGCTGGAAGCTCATAAAGGACATAATCCTTCCCCTCGTAATGCCAGGCGTGCTTGCAGGCTCTACCCTCGTCTTCATCCTCAGCCTCGAGGATGTAGGCGCACCAATAATATTCAGGTTCCATAAAGTAATGGCTTATCAGATATATCAGTACTTCCAGAGTGTTGGAAGCGAAGCTTCACGCCCAGCTGTAGCTGCGCTAAGCTTCTTGATGCTAGTCTTCGCTACCTTGCCCCTGATAGTCGTCAGGAGGTATCTAAGCCTCCGCTACTATGCCCGCCTGGCACGTGGTGCTCCCAGACCTTTCCGTGGGCTCCAGCTAGGCCGAAAAGGACTCTTGTCAGCCTACCTCGTAGTCTTGCCTATCATAGTTACAGCTGCAGCACCACAGATAGGCGTCATCATACTCGCATTTAGCAAGAAGTGGATAGGGCCCCTCCCAGAGCCACTACCGATGGACAGCTTCTTTGCCAACTTCATCACGTTATCTGAAATGGAGGGCGTAATGAGAAGTATATATAACAGCTTAACGTATGTTGCCCAAGCATTGGTCTTCATAGCCATAATAGGCTTCATGGCCGGCTATGCCACTGCCCGTGCACGGCTTCCAGGCGCCTCCGTCCTCGACATACTATCATCGCTGCCACTAGCAGTACCCGGCCTAGTTGTGGCATTCAGCTACTATGTATTCTTCACGACATACTTCCACGGCACATTCCTCGATCCAGTGCTCTTTCCAGCCCACGTACTGGTGTTAGCATACATTATGAGAAAGTTGCCTTTCACCGTACGCTCCGTCTTCACAGCAGTCATACAGACCCCAGAGGAGCTCGAAGAAGCTGCTAGGAGTCTAGGTGCACGACGTGCCCGTGTAATCCGAAGAATAGTGCTACCACTAGTATGGCGAGGCATCATAGCTGGACTTCTACTGAGTGCTATCTACGTCTTGAGTGAGGTGAGTGTTAGCATAACTCTCGGCAGCCTGAGGGGCAGCATAATATCTCCAGACCACATAGGCCCGATAACCTTTGCAATCCTCCAGCTTACGACACAAGCTACCGTTGTTGCTGGCGGTACACAACCCCATGCCAAGGCTGCTGCGCTGGCCGTTATACTGATGGCTATAGAGGCTGCTGTCATTACTATAGCGTCGAGGCTGGCACGCCGCGGCCAGGCTCTGGTTACCGTCTAG
- a CDS encoding ABC transporter substrate-binding protein, with protein MNTRLVAIIVIILAIAAAGILLTSRETTTQPTETATPPSQTTTSSTPAITTTTTATKTTSATPTTTTRTTTTTTQATEQPAECKENIELVVLTRHPADIQEKAKDLFLKSDIAKRFCITNVRFLPIPAGFWPTYIEKQSIDVAWGGGPTLFDDLYMKGLLRPLETKLALEAASQVPDKFAGMPMKRIGDDGKIYWIAAAIASFGFTVNTEVAQQLGFDVNKLNSWRSLASDDLGLILVNYGVPALAIANPLQSTSNTRIYEIILQAYGWEEGWRVLTLMAANARIEEGSALVRDDVINGDVMVGITIDFYGYTAERLNPACKYILPQGETIVNGDPIAVVKSTKHPEAAEAFVAWILTEGQKIWLDPNINRLPANPKVFETPEGQKRQDLKEAFYRAMQAKVIEFNDTLALETEFAMQLYFVATLVDQHDILQRAWAELLRAYYIDHRIDEATFNMLKQKLTDIVKYKDPVTGEERVFTLDDALRVNKILKDHINLKEAYMNAWREAAKQKYEEVLKALGG; from the coding sequence GTGAACACCCGCCTCGTAGCTATCATTGTTATAATCCTAGCAATAGCTGCAGCAGGAATCCTTCTCACCAGCCGAGAAACAACAACCCAGCCAACAGAAACTGCGACTCCACCGTCGCAAACAACAACGTCCTCGACACCCGCTATTACAACAACCACTACTGCGACCAAGACTACGTCGGCAACACCTACAACAACTACAAGAACAACAACGACAACTACGCAGGCCACGGAGCAACCGGCAGAGTGCAAGGAGAATATAGAGCTTGTAGTACTCACACGGCATCCAGCAGACATCCAGGAGAAAGCCAAAGATCTCTTCCTGAAGTCTGATATTGCCAAGCGTTTCTGTATAACCAATGTAAGGTTCCTACCGATACCTGCCGGGTTCTGGCCGACCTACATCGAGAAGCAGAGTATAGACGTTGCATGGGGTGGTGGCCCGACCCTCTTCGACGACCTCTACATGAAGGGATTGCTACGCCCACTTGAGACCAAGCTTGCACTCGAGGCTGCTAGCCAGGTTCCTGACAAGTTTGCCGGCATGCCCATGAAGAGGATAGGTGATGACGGTAAGATATACTGGATCGCGGCCGCGATAGCAAGCTTCGGATTCACTGTAAACACCGAGGTAGCCCAGCAACTAGGCTTTGACGTGAACAAGCTCAACTCCTGGCGGAGTCTAGCCAGCGACGACCTTGGCCTAATTCTCGTAAATTACGGTGTGCCAGCCCTCGCTATAGCTAATCCACTCCAGAGTACAAGCAATACGAGAATATACGAGATAATTCTGCAGGCGTACGGCTGGGAGGAAGGCTGGCGCGTCCTAACATTGATGGCCGCTAATGCACGCATAGAGGAGGGCAGTGCGCTTGTTCGCGACGATGTAATAAACGGCGACGTCATGGTAGGTATAACTATAGACTTCTACGGCTACACTGCTGAAAGGCTCAATCCAGCGTGTAAGTACATACTACCACAAGGCGAGACTATAGTAAACGGCGACCCAATAGCGGTGGTGAAGTCTACCAAGCACCCAGAAGCCGCTGAAGCTTTCGTAGCATGGATACTCACCGAGGGACAGAAGATATGGCTTGACCCCAACATCAACAGGCTTCCCGCTAACCCCAAGGTGTTTGAGACGCCAGAGGGCCAGAAACGCCAGGACCTCAAGGAAGCCTTCTACCGTGCAATGCAAGCCAAGGTAATAGAGTTCAATGATACATTAGCTCTTGAGACTGAGTTCGCTATGCAGCTGTACTTTGTAGCAACACTAGTAGACCAGCACGACATACTACAGAGAGCATGGGCAGAGCTACTACGAGCATACTACATAGACCATAGGATAGACGAAGCAACCTTCAACATGCTGAAACAGAAGCTAACAGACATAGTAAAGTACAAGGACCCTGTAACCGGCGAGGAGAGAGTATTCACACTAGATGATGCATTGCGAGTCAACAAGATTCTAAAAGACCACATAAACCTTAAAGAAGCCTACATGAATGCCTGGCGTGAGGCCGCCAAGCAGAAGTATGAGGAGGTATTGAAGGCCCTTGGCGGCTAA
- a CDS encoding metallophosphoesterase family protein translates to MQSVGIAARRVMATLLIVYLLAVSFIAPLVSAEQAEKVVEITIPAIEQKAEYKPGLIIMPKISRPYFVEPGRSFTLIVSKPLGIQKIMIDNGYGGSYECEYNKLSDTVFAVKVPDSAEQGLYDLIIYTSEYTSEGIYGEPNSIYVGNASSFEKLNIVHVTDRHFGVINPNGRKASNYDLAVNFVVLGLPENTIIVDSGDLADTARDSEYTESLLVDSLLNKPVVGVPGNHDHVGGSTNYEAYRGPFNYTLDIFGLYRIVGIDSGGDGYITQSQASWAKNILTSTEEPIKILIFHHPHFTHMFGDIPFQFNVSSSEDLFKLLTSKKPNSKYTYIYSSWLTNEEALKTLVDGMLNAKAEAVLVFSGHVHLDSYAVVTRPDGSKIHYIVTVTTAGSVRPGDYHGFRIVTVDPSGKVEFHGDGDYWTRHASFNVDKIHASYVETKNAVTATLRIDDSKITEYMEKTVVALHVPSQWLGKTVKLYMKGLDSYKLRCTALGCILYAFAKEKPVQGFEYQATLFTKPDEKPPVLELVKMTPSSPRQGRQLVLSFKVGDDSWGIKETYAKIEYDGQEIVIKPMIVGNDMRIVVPPLKATEAKITVVVIDASGKETVFTKTIEYKTTTITTAVTTPTTVAESETPTTTAAETYAETSTQQSETTTPEKPSGFSITLTVPKLQIEETTSAAKPAAPVDNTGLIVAAVVVISLAAFALIITRR, encoded by the coding sequence GTGCAGAGCGTGGGTATCGCTGCCAGGAGAGTAATGGCAACACTCTTAATAGTGTACTTACTAGCTGTATCCTTTATAGCTCCACTAGTCTCTGCTGAGCAGGCCGAAAAGGTTGTAGAGATAACGATACCTGCAATAGAACAGAAAGCCGAGTACAAGCCAGGCCTAATAATTATGCCGAAGATAAGTAGGCCGTATTTTGTCGAACCGGGCAGATCGTTCACGCTGATAGTAAGTAAGCCACTAGGCATTCAGAAAATTATGATAGACAATGGTTATGGAGGATCCTATGAGTGTGAGTATAACAAGCTCAGCGATACCGTATTCGCCGTAAAAGTCCCTGACAGCGCTGAACAAGGTCTCTATGACCTAATAATATATACAAGTGAATATACAAGTGAAGGCATCTATGGTGAGCCCAACTCAATATATGTTGGTAATGCTAGCTCGTTCGAGAAGCTGAACATAGTTCATGTAACAGATCGTCACTTCGGCGTAATAAACCCCAACGGAAGAAAGGCATCTAACTACGACCTGGCAGTAAACTTTGTAGTACTAGGGCTTCCAGAGAACACTATCATAGTTGACAGCGGTGACCTCGCCGATACAGCGCGCGATAGCGAATATACGGAAAGCCTCTTAGTAGACTCGCTACTCAACAAGCCGGTCGTAGGTGTGCCAGGCAATCATGACCACGTAGGTGGCTCTACAAATTACGAGGCATACCGTGGACCATTCAATTATACTTTAGATATATTCGGGCTCTACCGTATAGTAGGTATTGACAGTGGCGGTGACGGCTACATTACACAGAGCCAGGCGTCATGGGCAAAGAACATTCTAACCTCTACAGAGGAGCCCATAAAGATACTCATCTTCCATCATCCGCACTTCACACACATGTTTGGCGACATACCTTTCCAATTCAATGTGTCGAGCAGCGAAGATCTATTCAAACTATTAACTAGCAAGAAGCCAAACAGCAAGTACACCTACATATATAGCAGCTGGCTAACCAACGAGGAAGCACTCAAGACACTAGTAGATGGAATGCTCAATGCCAAAGCAGAAGCAGTACTTGTATTCTCCGGGCACGTACACCTGGACTCCTACGCTGTAGTAACCAGGCCCGACGGCTCAAAGATACACTACATAGTGACAGTAACCACGGCCGGAAGCGTAAGACCCGGAGACTACCACGGATTCCGAATAGTCACCGTAGATCCATCAGGAAAGGTAGAGTTCCACGGTGATGGCGACTACTGGACACGCCACGCCAGCTTCAACGTGGACAAGATACATGCGAGTTATGTAGAGACCAAGAACGCTGTCACAGCTACACTGAGGATAGATGACAGCAAGATAACAGAGTATATGGAGAAAACAGTCGTAGCGCTGCATGTGCCAAGCCAGTGGCTGGGCAAGACCGTGAAATTGTACATGAAGGGCCTAGACTCCTACAAGCTACGCTGTACAGCTCTAGGCTGTATACTCTATGCATTTGCCAAGGAGAAGCCAGTACAGGGCTTTGAGTACCAGGCGACACTGTTCACAAAGCCTGACGAGAAACCGCCAGTGCTAGAACTCGTGAAAATGACTCCATCGTCACCGCGTCAAGGCCGGCAGTTAGTGCTAAGCTTCAAGGTAGGCGACGATTCATGGGGCATCAAGGAGACATATGCCAAGATCGAATATGATGGGCAAGAGATAGTAATCAAGCCGATGATAGTTGGCAATGATATGCGTATAGTGGTGCCTCCTCTCAAAGCGACGGAGGCGAAAATAACAGTTGTAGTAATCGACGCTTCAGGAAAGGAGACTGTCTTCACAAAGACAATAGAGTACAAGACTACTACAATAACTACGGCTGTAACCACCCCAACTACGGTCGCTGAAAGCGAGACGCCTACAACGACTGCGGCTGAGACATATGCTGAAACATCTACACAGCAATCAGAGACGACTACCCCAGAGAAGCCATCAGGGTTTAGCATAACATTGACAGTGCCAAAGTTACAAATCGAGGAAACAACATCAGCCGCAAAGCCGGCCGCTCCAGTAGATAACACAGGACTCATAGTGGCAGCAGTAGTAGTGATCTCGCTCGCAGCTTTCGCTCTAATAATAACAAGACGTTAG